From Chromohalobacter canadensis, one genomic window encodes:
- a CDS encoding NAD-dependent succinate-semialdehyde dehydrogenase: MKLNDPRLLRQYAYIDGKWTHGDGGREEAVVDPATGEVLGHIPWLEAPQLREAVDAADAAFAQWRALRADERAERLQAWYDLLIEHREDLAVIMTREQGKPLPDSRGEIEYGASFIKWFAEEGKRTFGQTIPSHIPNAALGSLKEPVGVAALITPWNFPLAMITRKAGAALAAGCTVIVKPAGETPFSALALAELAERAEIPAGVFNVVLGEPAEVSKLLCEEERVKALSFTGSTRVGRLLLEQSANSVKRVSLELGGNAPFIVGPDMDPAEAARAAVAAKFQTGGQDCLAANRILVHESIHDEFVEQFVACMETLKVGNGLVTNIDIGPLIHQQAVEKASSIVDDAISRGATLVHGDQSMAPGPNFFMPTLLTGVTPYMKAWREESFSPVAGITAYKDDDEVIKLANDTEYGLAAYVYTHDIRRIWKLLRALEYGMVAINSVKMTGPPVPFGGVKQSGLGREGGTAGIEEYLETKFYCLGALGSVSGS, translated from the coding sequence ATGAAACTCAACGATCCGCGTCTATTGCGTCAGTACGCTTATATCGACGGTAAATGGACTCACGGCGACGGCGGTCGCGAAGAAGCGGTCGTCGACCCCGCGACGGGTGAGGTGCTGGGCCACATTCCCTGGCTCGAGGCCCCGCAATTGCGGGAGGCGGTAGATGCCGCGGATGCCGCCTTCGCCCAGTGGCGTGCGCTGCGTGCAGATGAGCGTGCCGAGCGTCTTCAGGCGTGGTATGACCTGCTGATCGAGCATCGCGAAGATCTGGCGGTCATCATGACGCGCGAGCAGGGCAAGCCGCTGCCCGATTCACGCGGCGAGATCGAATACGGCGCCAGCTTCATCAAATGGTTCGCCGAGGAGGGCAAGCGCACCTTCGGGCAGACCATTCCCAGTCATATCCCCAACGCCGCTCTGGGATCGCTCAAGGAGCCGGTAGGGGTGGCTGCATTGATTACGCCCTGGAACTTCCCGCTGGCGATGATCACGCGCAAGGCCGGTGCCGCGCTGGCCGCTGGTTGTACGGTCATCGTCAAGCCGGCTGGCGAGACGCCGTTCTCGGCGCTGGCGCTGGCGGAGCTCGCCGAACGCGCCGAGATTCCTGCCGGGGTCTTCAACGTGGTGCTGGGCGAGCCCGCCGAGGTGTCCAAGTTGTTGTGCGAAGAAGAACGCGTCAAGGCGTTGTCGTTCACCGGTTCCACCCGCGTCGGGCGGTTATTGCTGGAGCAGTCCGCCAATAGCGTCAAGCGTGTCTCGCTGGAGCTGGGCGGCAACGCGCCGTTCATCGTCGGCCCCGACATGGACCCCGCCGAGGCTGCGCGGGCTGCAGTAGCCGCCAAGTTTCAGACCGGGGGGCAAGATTGCCTGGCCGCCAACCGGATCCTGGTGCACGAGTCGATCCATGACGAGTTCGTCGAGCAGTTCGTCGCCTGCATGGAAACGCTCAAGGTCGGCAATGGCCTGGTGACCAATATCGATATCGGGCCGCTGATTCATCAGCAGGCGGTGGAGAAAGCATCCAGCATCGTCGATGACGCCATTTCGCGCGGCGCGACGCTGGTGCATGGCGACCAGTCCATGGCGCCGGGGCCCAATTTCTTCATGCCCACGTTGCTCACTGGCGTGACGCCCTACATGAAGGCCTGGCGCGAGGAGAGCTTCTCGCCGGTGGCTGGCATCACCGCCTACAAGGATGACGATGAGGTCATCAAGCTGGCCAATGACACCGAGTACGGTCTGGCGGCCTATGTCTATACCCACGACATTCGCCGTATCTGGAAGCTCCTGCGTGCCCTGGAATACGGCATGGTGGCGATCAACTCGGTGAAAATGACCGGCCCGCCGGTACCCTTCGGCGGCGTCAAGCAATCCGGTCTCGGTCGCGAGGGCGGCACTGCCGGCATCGAGGAATACCTGGAGACGAAGTTTTATTGTCTGGGTGCCTTGGGTTCTGTTTCCGGGAGCTAG
- a CDS encoding FdhF/YdeP family oxidoreductase, translated as MVSHHQTSLPDGREVSPASEAEERLPEADAHLTRAPSVEPYTGPAGGWGAMRSVGRHLKRSQAPFKGVRALLSTNQPQGFDCPGCAWGDPLHGSSFEFCENGVKAVAWESTKKRVTRRFFERHTLSELREWDDFRLEDQGRLTEPMRYDAASDRYVPIDWEAAFALIAERLAALPDPDRALFYTSGRASNEAAYLYQLFVRLYGTNNLPDCSNMCHEASGVGMQASLGTGKGTVQLEDFEVADTILVFGQNPGTNHPRMLGDLRRAAERGARIVSFNPLKERGLERFADPQNKREMLTQGSHRISSHYYQPKMGGDMAVARGIAKALFALEARGHFTPDRAFIESHTAGYEQWQAQVEATPWADIEDQAGLARTQVEEVADIVARAERMIITWAMGITQHEHSVDTVRELLNLLLLGGHIGRPGAGACPVRGHSNVQGDRTMGIDERAPTWLIDALEARYGEKNGVTMPRAPGYNTVGAIRALELGEADVFIGLGGNFTRATPDSQRTERAFRRLGLNVQISTKLNRSHLITGGDALILPCLGRTEIDRQGEAGASQQVSVEDSMSMVHGSAGIQAPASEWLRSEPAIIAGIAEATLARVLPRRGLDAGVVDWTAMVADYDRIRDEIEAVIPGFEDFNARLGQAGGFWLENAASQRRFNTSPGRATFCAASLPEAVMHQRLHARRDDGWLTLQTLRSHDQYNTTVYGYDDRYRGVKGQRRVVFVNPADLTRLGLESDQWVDLVGLDHEGEPRRAPAFRIVAYETPEGCAAAYYPETNALVPLESVGVGTDTPTSKAVAVRLEPSQRIV; from the coding sequence CGATGCGAAGCGTAGGGCGTCATCTCAAACGTAGCCAGGCGCCGTTCAAGGGCGTGCGGGCTTTGCTGTCTACCAACCAGCCGCAAGGCTTCGATTGCCCGGGCTGTGCGTGGGGCGATCCGCTGCACGGTTCGTCGTTCGAGTTCTGCGAAAACGGCGTCAAAGCCGTGGCCTGGGAGAGCACCAAGAAACGCGTCACGCGGCGTTTCTTCGAGCGTCACACGCTGAGCGAGCTGCGCGAGTGGGACGATTTTCGCCTCGAGGACCAGGGCCGGCTCACCGAACCCATGCGGTACGATGCGGCCAGCGACCGCTACGTGCCCATCGACTGGGAGGCGGCGTTTGCGCTGATCGCCGAACGCTTGGCGGCGCTGCCCGATCCCGATCGTGCGCTGTTCTACACTTCCGGGCGGGCCAGCAACGAAGCGGCGTATCTGTATCAGCTGTTCGTGCGCCTCTATGGCACCAACAATCTTCCCGACTGTTCGAACATGTGCCACGAGGCCAGTGGCGTGGGCATGCAGGCCAGCCTCGGCACCGGCAAGGGCACCGTTCAACTAGAGGATTTCGAAGTCGCCGATACCATTCTGGTCTTCGGCCAGAACCCCGGCACCAATCATCCTCGTATGCTCGGTGACTTGCGGCGCGCGGCGGAGAGGGGCGCGCGCATCGTCAGCTTCAATCCGCTCAAGGAACGGGGCCTGGAGCGTTTCGCCGATCCTCAAAACAAGCGCGAGATGCTGACGCAGGGCAGCCATCGCATCTCCTCGCACTACTATCAGCCCAAGATGGGTGGCGACATGGCGGTGGCACGCGGTATCGCCAAGGCATTGTTCGCGCTCGAAGCCCGGGGACACTTCACGCCGGACCGTGCCTTCATCGAGTCGCACACCGCCGGCTATGAGCAGTGGCAGGCCCAGGTCGAGGCCACGCCGTGGGCGGACATCGAGGATCAGGCTGGCCTGGCGCGCACTCAGGTCGAGGAGGTGGCGGATATCGTCGCCCGCGCCGAGCGCATGATCATCACTTGGGCGATGGGCATTACCCAGCACGAACACTCGGTAGACACCGTTCGCGAGTTGCTCAACCTGCTGCTACTGGGTGGCCACATCGGGCGTCCCGGTGCGGGGGCGTGCCCGGTGCGCGGTCACTCCAACGTTCAGGGCGACCGCACCATGGGCATCGACGAGAGGGCGCCTACCTGGCTGATTGACGCCCTGGAGGCGCGCTATGGTGAAAAAAACGGCGTAACCATGCCGCGCGCGCCGGGTTATAATACCGTGGGCGCCATTCGCGCGCTGGAGCTGGGGGAGGCCGATGTGTTCATTGGTCTGGGCGGCAACTTCACCCGGGCCACGCCGGATAGCCAACGCACCGAGCGCGCCTTCCGCCGGCTGGGGCTCAACGTTCAGATCAGCACCAAACTCAACCGCAGCCACTTGATCACCGGTGGCGACGCGCTGATCCTGCCATGCCTGGGGCGCACCGAGATCGACCGCCAAGGCGAGGCAGGCGCGTCGCAGCAGGTCAGCGTCGAGGACTCGATGTCGATGGTGCACGGGAGTGCCGGCATTCAGGCGCCGGCTTCCGAGTGGCTGCGCTCGGAGCCGGCGATCATTGCGGGGATCGCCGAGGCCACGCTGGCGCGGGTACTACCGCGTCGTGGGCTCGACGCTGGCGTGGTCGACTGGACCGCGATGGTGGCTGATTACGATCGCATTCGCGACGAGATCGAGGCCGTCATTCCAGGTTTCGAGGACTTCAATGCGCGTCTGGGGCAGGCAGGAGGCTTCTGGTTGGAAAACGCCGCCAGTCAACGTCGCTTCAACACGTCACCTGGTCGGGCCACGTTCTGTGCCGCGTCGCTTCCTGAGGCGGTGATGCATCAACGCCTGCACGCACGCCGCGATGACGGTTGGCTGACACTGCAGACGCTGCGCAGCCACGATCAGTACAACACCACCGTGTACGGTTACGACGACCGTTACCGAGGCGTCAAGGGCCAGCGCCGGGTAGTGTTCGTCAATCCTGCCGATCTTACGCGACTAGGGCTCGAAAGCGACCAGTGGGTCGATCTGGTGGGGCTCGACCACGAGGGCGAGCCCCGCCGTGCCCCGGCATTCAGAATCGTCGCCTACGAGACACCCGAAGGGTGCGCCGCCGCCTACTATCCCGAAACCAATGCGTTGGTGCCGTTGGAAAGCGTTGGTGTGGGAACCGATACGCCCACCTCCAAGGCGGTCGCGGTACGCCTGGAGCCGAGTCAGCGGATCGTCTGA